A stretch of Saccharothrix texasensis DNA encodes these proteins:
- a CDS encoding VIT domain-containing protein has product MSTRIAVVGDVGATRPTEDDGLGCLRTERGNLPLEAVDVHATITGLASRTTITQTFHNPHPDPLEATYVFPLPARAAVTALRVEADGRVVEGVLKERAAARADYDQAVSDGKRAAIAEEERPGVFTTRVGNIVPGERITVRLTIVGVLAYEDDTAEYRLPLVVAPRYVPGAPLPGDQVGDGVARDTDAVPDASRISPPVLLPGFPNPVRLSLVVDVDLAGLPPAEPSASLHATVTEETAGGFRVRVEPGARVDRDFLLRLRFADADVVRTSLAVRPDEDGEGGTFALTVLPPAAGGRLPSRDVVLVLDRSGSMHGWKVVAARRAASRVVDSLRADDRFAVLAFDDRLDSPDELPAGLVAATDRNRYRAVEFLAGLEARGGTEMLNPLQRAAALLGAEGDRERVLVLVTDGQVGDEDRLLREVATSLAGVRVHTVGIDRAVNAAFLQRLAGSTGRCELVESEDRLDEAMRAIHHRIGAPVLTGLVVRADGLAVEDGSLAPAPLPDLFPGVPVVVTGRYAGEPSGAVEVTGSGGWRQRVVAVASDNAGLAALWARARVRDLEDRYVVGAGDLDALERQVVRTSLEHGVLSRFTAFVAVDERVVNEGGRVRRVTQPVELPDGWSSVPPFAGGGGYGAAPAGMPVARAPMAAMPFVPAPAPAAPRARKARARAGLEAAVASSADLAAPKPVAPAPPVPPPAEFAAEALTGLREAREPAAALLERLHQAIGRHLPSWRATGAPAEALRTLSDLAAELAVPTTDPTEVDRRLRHAIATLETLAEPPSGQSRPAEPRRRKPFWKR; this is encoded by the coding sequence ATGAGCACCCGCATCGCGGTCGTGGGAGACGTCGGGGCCACCCGGCCCACCGAGGACGACGGCCTGGGCTGCCTGCGCACCGAGCGCGGCAACCTCCCGCTGGAAGCCGTCGACGTCCACGCGACCATCACCGGGCTGGCCTCGCGCACCACCATCACGCAGACCTTCCACAACCCGCACCCCGACCCCCTCGAAGCGACCTACGTCTTCCCGCTGCCCGCCCGTGCCGCGGTGACCGCGCTGCGCGTGGAGGCCGACGGCCGCGTGGTGGAGGGCGTGCTCAAGGAACGCGCGGCCGCGCGGGCCGACTACGACCAGGCGGTCTCCGACGGCAAGCGCGCCGCCATCGCCGAGGAGGAGCGGCCGGGCGTGTTCACCACGCGCGTCGGCAACATCGTGCCCGGCGAGCGGATCACCGTGCGCCTCACGATCGTGGGCGTGCTCGCCTACGAGGACGACACCGCCGAGTACCGCCTGCCGCTGGTCGTCGCACCCCGCTACGTCCCCGGCGCCCCGCTGCCCGGCGACCAGGTCGGCGACGGCGTGGCCCGCGACACCGACGCGGTGCCCGACGCCTCCCGCATCAGCCCCCCGGTGCTGCTGCCCGGTTTCCCGAACCCGGTCCGCCTGTCCCTGGTGGTGGACGTCGACCTGGCCGGCCTGCCACCCGCCGAACCCTCGGCCAGCCTGCACGCCACCGTCACCGAGGAGACCGCCGGCGGGTTCCGCGTGCGGGTCGAGCCGGGCGCGCGCGTGGACCGCGACTTCCTGCTGCGCCTGCGCTTCGCCGACGCCGACGTGGTCCGCACCTCGCTGGCCGTGCGCCCGGACGAGGACGGCGAGGGCGGCACGTTCGCGCTGACCGTGCTGCCCCCGGCGGCCGGCGGCCGGCTGCCGAGCCGGGACGTGGTGCTGGTGCTGGACCGGTCGGGATCGATGCACGGCTGGAAGGTGGTCGCGGCGCGCCGGGCCGCGAGCCGCGTGGTCGACTCGCTGCGCGCGGACGACCGGTTCGCCGTGCTGGCGTTCGACGACCGGCTGGACAGCCCGGACGAGCTGCCCGCCGGCCTGGTCGCGGCCACCGACCGCAACCGCTACCGCGCGGTGGAGTTCCTGGCCGGCCTGGAGGCCCGGGGCGGCACCGAGATGCTGAACCCCCTCCAGCGCGCGGCCGCGCTGCTCGGCGCGGAGGGCGATCGGGAACGCGTGCTGGTGCTGGTCACCGACGGCCAGGTGGGCGACGAGGACCGGTTGCTGCGCGAGGTCGCCACGAGCCTGGCGGGCGTGCGGGTGCACACCGTCGGCATCGACCGCGCGGTCAACGCGGCGTTCCTGCAACGACTCGCGGGCTCGACCGGCCGCTGCGAGCTGGTCGAGTCGGAGGACCGGCTGGACGAGGCCATGCGTGCCATCCACCACCGCATCGGCGCGCCCGTGCTGACCGGCCTGGTGGTGCGGGCCGACGGCCTGGCCGTGGAGGACGGGTCGCTGGCCCCCGCGCCGCTGCCCGACCTGTTCCCCGGCGTCCCGGTCGTGGTCACCGGCAGGTACGCGGGCGAGCCGTCGGGCGCGGTGGAGGTCACCGGCTCGGGTGGGTGGCGGCAGCGGGTGGTGGCGGTGGCGAGCGACAACGCCGGGCTGGCCGCGCTGTGGGCCAGGGCTCGGGTGCGCGACCTGGAGGACCGCTACGTCGTGGGCGCGGGCGACCTCGACGCCCTGGAGCGGCAGGTCGTGAGGACATCGCTGGAGCACGGCGTGCTGTCCCGGTTCACCGCGTTCGTCGCGGTGGACGAACGGGTCGTCAACGAGGGCGGTCGGGTGCGGCGGGTGACGCAGCCGGTCGAACTGCCCGACGGCTGGTCATCCGTCCCCCCGTTCGCCGGCGGAGGCGGCTACGGCGCGGCTCCGGCCGGGATGCCGGTGGCCAGGGCGCCGATGGCGGCCATGCCGTTCGTCCCCGCCCCGGCCCCGGCGGCACCCCGCGCGCGGAAGGCGCGGGCCCGTGCCGGTCTCGAAGCGGCCGTGGCGAGCAGCGCGGACCTGGCCGCACCGAAGCCCGTCGCACCCGCGCCGCCCGTCCCCCCGCCGGCGGAGTTCGCCGCGGAGGCGTTGACCGGGCTGCGCGAAGCGCGTGAGCCGGCTGCTGCCCTGCTCGAGCGCCTGCACCAGGCCATCGGCCGCCACCTCCCGTCGTGGCGGGCCACGGGCGCGCCCGCCGAGGCGCTGCGGACGCTGTCGGACCTGGCCGCGGAACTCGCCGTGCCCACCACCGATCCCACCGAGGTCGACCGCCGCCTGCGGCACGCGATCGCGACGCTGGAGACCCTGGCCGAACCCCCGTCGGGCCAATCCCGGCCGGCCGAGCCCCGCCGGCGAAAGCCGTTCTGGAAGCGGTGA
- a CDS encoding MerR family transcriptional regulator, which yields MSDEELWTIGQLPDRVAALLADDYGGQRSGRVRELPNGRAIRWYTTIGLVDRPVAYRGRAALYGRRHLLQVVAVKKLQAAGHTLAEIQAVVVGADDGRLAELAGATRQVEPAGRAEPAGRSDDGAAASRSGTFWRDRPASSPPAPPAVMPPAAPAPVASAPPTASVTRVVPGLRLGPGVTLVLHAADRVPDAAELAAIETAAAPLLDLLARTGLTPTTGEDNR from the coding sequence GTGAGCGACGAGGAGCTGTGGACGATCGGGCAGCTGCCGGACCGGGTCGCCGCGCTGCTCGCCGACGACTACGGGGGCCAGCGGAGCGGCCGGGTGCGGGAGTTGCCGAACGGGCGCGCCATCCGGTGGTACACGACCATCGGGTTGGTGGATCGGCCGGTGGCGTACCGGGGACGCGCCGCGCTGTACGGGCGGCGGCACCTGCTCCAGGTGGTCGCGGTCAAGAAGTTGCAGGCGGCGGGGCACACGCTGGCGGAGATCCAGGCGGTGGTGGTGGGCGCGGACGACGGCAGGCTCGCCGAGCTGGCCGGGGCGACCCGGCAGGTCGAGCCGGCTGGACGAGCCGAACCCGCGGGACGGTCGGACGACGGTGCCGCGGCGTCCCGCAGCGGGACCTTCTGGCGCGACCGGCCCGCGTCGTCGCCACCCGCGCCACCCGCAGTGATGCCGCCGGCCGCTCCCGCACCGGTGGCCTCCGCGCCCCCGACCGCCAGCGTCACCCGGGTCGTGCCCGGTCTGCGCCTGGGACCCGGCGTCACCCTCGTGCTCCACGCCGCCGACCGCGTCCCCGACGCGGCCGAACTCGCCGCCATCGAAACCGCCGCGGCACCCCTGCTCGACCTGCTCGCCCGCACGGGTCTGACCCCGACCACTGGAGAGGACAACCGATGA
- a CDS encoding tetratricopeptide repeat protein, giving the protein MQGVRGEYGVAETTSTRALDLYTNPGDRHGQANSHLNLGITQRLQGAYEPATTNLTKALALFGEFGDHDGEAETRNALGELALAHPDAGDPRTHLTTALTLARDTGGLG; this is encoded by the coding sequence GTGCAGGGTGTGCGGGGGGAGTACGGGGTGGCGGAGACGACGTCGACCCGTGCCCTGGACCTGTACACGAATCCGGGCGACCGACACGGCCAGGCCAACAGCCATCTGAATCTCGGAATCACCCAACGCCTGCAAGGCGCGTACGAGCCCGCGACCACGAACCTCACGAAGGCCTTGGCCCTGTTCGGTGAGTTCGGAGACCACGATGGGGAAGCCGAGACCCGCAACGCTCTGGGCGAGCTCGCGCTCGCCCACCCCGACGCCGGCGACCCCCGCACCCACCTCACCACCGCCCTCACCCTCGCCCGCGACACCGGCGGTCTTGGTTGA
- a CDS encoding FAD binding domain-containing protein: MKPAPFDYHRPRSLEEALVTLDRLGTTGTVMAGGQSLVPLMNRREVSPANIVDINFLVELSGITHEDRAVRVGALVRHAELERDAAVRRRNPLLAEAVPHIAHAAIRSRGTTVGSLVHADPTAEMPAVLVALGGSVELRSAAGGRTVPATEFFLGANRCCAAVGELAVAASFPVPPPRTGTAWLEVARQRGGRAVCGVAAVVTLDTGRRVERATATYAGVGATPVLVDLTEVMTGTRFDDLARWRAAADEGGSALAPADDLHASAGYRRHLARVLAERAGRLAAIRATGA, translated from the coding sequence GTGAAACCCGCGCCGTTCGACTACCACAGGCCTCGCTCGCTGGAGGAGGCGCTGGTCACCCTGGACCGGCTCGGCACCACCGGGACCGTGATGGCGGGCGGGCAGAGCCTGGTCCCCCTGATGAACCGCCGGGAGGTCTCGCCCGCGAACATCGTCGACATCAACTTCCTGGTCGAGCTGTCCGGCATCACCCACGAGGACCGCGCGGTGCGCGTCGGCGCGCTGGTCCGCCACGCGGAGCTGGAGCGCGACGCAGCCGTGCGGCGGCGGAACCCGCTGCTCGCGGAAGCGGTGCCGCACATCGCCCACGCGGCGATCCGCAGTCGCGGCACAACCGTCGGCAGCCTCGTCCACGCGGACCCCACTGCCGAGATGCCCGCGGTCCTGGTCGCGCTGGGCGGCTCCGTGGAACTGCGGTCCGCGGCGGGCGGGCGCACGGTTCCCGCGACCGAGTTCTTCCTGGGTGCCAACCGGTGCTGCGCGGCGGTGGGCGAGCTGGCGGTGGCCGCGAGCTTCCCCGTCCCGCCGCCGCGCACGGGGACCGCCTGGCTGGAAGTGGCCCGGCAGCGCGGCGGTCGAGCGGTGTGCGGCGTCGCGGCCGTGGTAACCCTGGATACCGGCCGGCGCGTCGAGCGCGCGACCGCGACGTACGCGGGTGTCGGCGCGACACCGGTACTGGTGGACCTGACCGAGGTGATGACCGGTACCCGGTTCGACGACCTCGCGCGGTGGCGCGCCGCGGCGGACGAGGGCGGGTCCGCCCTGGCGCCCGCGGACGACCTCCACGCAAGCGCGGGGTACCGGCGACACCTGGCGCGAGTCCTGGCCGAACGCGCCGGGCGACTGGCCGCGATCCGCGCGACGGGAGCGTGA
- a CDS encoding (2Fe-2S)-binding protein, with translation MSEHEIELSVNGRRQVVRVPARRLLSDCLRHDLAFTSTHVGCEQGTCGACTVLVDGAPMRSCLLPAVTVDGCEITTAEGCRAPDGGLGRVQRALVRCQGVQCGFCTPGMVVSIVAFLRECPRPSPEQARDAVAGVLCRCTGYQDLVAAVLHAARPDGGASG, from the coding sequence TTGTCCGAGCACGAGATCGAGTTGTCGGTCAACGGCAGGCGACAGGTGGTGCGGGTGCCCGCGCGACGGCTGCTGTCGGACTGCCTGCGCCACGACCTGGCGTTCACCTCCACGCACGTGGGCTGTGAACAGGGCACGTGCGGCGCCTGCACCGTGCTGGTCGACGGCGCACCGATGCGGTCGTGCCTGTTGCCGGCGGTCACCGTCGACGGCTGCGAGATCACCACCGCCGAGGGCTGCCGGGCGCCCGACGGCGGCCTGGGCCGCGTGCAGCGGGCGCTGGTGCGGTGCCAGGGCGTCCAGTGCGGGTTCTGCACCCCCGGCATGGTCGTCAGCATCGTCGCGTTCCTCCGCGAGTGCCCCCGGCCCTCACCCGAGCAGGCGCGTGACGCCGTCGCCGGGGTGCTGTGCCGGTGCACCGGGTACCAGGACCTGGTCGCGGCGGTCCTCCACGCGGCACGGCCGGACGGAGGGGCGAGCGGATGA
- the cutA gene encoding aerobic carbon-monoxide dehydrogenase large subunit has protein sequence MTAPHVGRPVTGAAAERFAAGTGRFLDDLGSGAAAAAFVRSPHGHARVLRIDLADAERVPGLIAVFTYRDLTGGAREPLPVLIPHPSLHSPRTGLPLADDVVRHVGEPVVMVVAVDRYVAEDVCRLIRVDYEPLPAVIGIPAARRADHLVHPGVAGNVAARMMQENGDARAAVAAAPHRLTLRLGVERSAAMPMECRGVYARPDRDDRSLRVYSATQAAASLRFALAAILDLPADRVEVVAPDVGGGFGVKLVHPWPEEVLVPWAALRLGREVKWVEDRAEHIAAASHERGQQHEVEVGFDGDGQVRGLVVSFWHDTGAYTPYGIIVPLVTSTQLPGPYRLGAYRVEFRSLYTNTAIVTPYRGAGRPQGAFVMERTLDAIARFLGADRAEVRRRNMIRPSEMPYDQGLTFQDGRPLVYDSGDYPALLDTALTRSGWHDFATRREREPDKRLGIGIACYVEGTGMGPYEGARVQVDTGGHVTVTVGLTTQGQGHGTVFAQIAADELGVAPRDVTVVCGDTRRFPYAAGTFASRSAVVGGNAVALAARKVRDKALRVAARALDVPPDELSLADGAVVANDRAIPLATVAVLANPLRYAFDHRTRQATQFAPDADPDQPPLDADDAPGLDATAFFSPIRSTVSAGVHVAVVEIDPDTAEIALRNYVVVHDCGRPINPAVVEGQIRGGVAQGIGGALYERIAYGDDGRLRTGSLADLLLPTAHDVPEITIDHLVTPSPLNPLGVKGVGEGGVVPVMAAIASAVEDAEGIVLDRMPITPAELWELRQKHRG, from the coding sequence ATGACCGCACCGCACGTCGGCCGGCCGGTCACCGGCGCGGCGGCCGAGCGCTTCGCCGCCGGGACCGGGCGGTTCCTGGACGACCTGGGTTCGGGCGCAGCGGCGGCAGCCTTCGTGCGCAGCCCCCACGGCCACGCCAGGGTGCTGCGGATCGACCTGGCGGACGCCGAACGGGTCCCCGGCCTGATCGCGGTGTTCACCTACCGGGACCTCACCGGCGGGGCGCGTGAACCGCTGCCGGTGCTGATCCCCCACCCCTCGCTGCACTCGCCGCGCACCGGCCTCCCGCTGGCCGACGACGTGGTCCGGCACGTCGGGGAGCCCGTCGTCATGGTCGTGGCAGTGGACAGGTACGTCGCCGAGGACGTCTGCCGGCTGATCAGGGTGGACTACGAACCGCTCCCGGCGGTGATCGGGATCCCCGCCGCTCGGCGCGCGGACCACCTCGTGCACCCCGGGGTCGCCGGAAACGTGGCCGCGCGCATGATGCAGGAGAACGGCGACGCGCGGGCCGCGGTCGCCGCCGCGCCGCACCGCCTGACCCTGCGGCTCGGCGTGGAGCGGTCCGCCGCGATGCCGATGGAGTGCCGCGGCGTGTACGCCCGACCCGACCGGGACGACCGGTCGCTGCGGGTCTACTCCGCCACGCAGGCGGCGGCGTCGCTCAGGTTCGCGCTGGCGGCCATCCTCGACCTGCCCGCGGACCGGGTGGAGGTGGTGGCACCCGACGTCGGCGGCGGTTTCGGCGTGAAGCTGGTGCATCCCTGGCCCGAAGAGGTCCTGGTCCCCTGGGCGGCGCTGCGCCTGGGCCGCGAGGTCAAGTGGGTGGAGGACCGCGCCGAGCACATCGCCGCCGCCTCGCACGAACGCGGGCAGCAGCACGAGGTGGAGGTGGGGTTCGATGGCGACGGCCAGGTCCGGGGCCTGGTCGTGTCCTTCTGGCACGACACCGGCGCCTACACCCCTTACGGCATCATCGTCCCGCTCGTCACCAGCACCCAGTTGCCCGGCCCCTACCGCCTCGGCGCGTACCGGGTCGAGTTCCGCTCGCTCTACACCAACACCGCGATAGTCACCCCCTACCGCGGCGCGGGGCGGCCGCAAGGCGCGTTCGTGATGGAGCGCACCCTGGACGCGATCGCCCGGTTCCTCGGCGCGGACCGCGCCGAGGTGCGCCGCCGGAACATGATCCGGCCCTCGGAGATGCCCTACGACCAGGGGCTGACCTTTCAGGACGGCCGTCCGCTCGTCTACGACTCCGGTGACTACCCCGCCCTGCTCGACACCGCGCTGACGAGATCGGGGTGGCACGATTTCGCCACCCGCCGCGAACGGGAACCCGACAAGCGCCTGGGCATCGGCATCGCCTGCTACGTCGAAGGCACCGGCATGGGCCCCTACGAGGGTGCTCGCGTGCAGGTCGACACCGGCGGCCACGTGACGGTGACCGTCGGCCTGACGACCCAGGGACAGGGACACGGGACCGTGTTCGCCCAGATCGCGGCCGACGAACTCGGGGTCGCGCCGCGGGACGTCACGGTGGTCTGCGGGGACACCCGGCGGTTCCCCTACGCCGCGGGCACGTTCGCGTCCCGGTCGGCGGTGGTGGGCGGCAACGCCGTCGCGCTCGCCGCGCGAAAGGTGCGGGACAAGGCGTTGCGCGTCGCGGCGAGGGCGCTGGACGTACCGCCGGACGAACTCAGCCTTGCCGACGGCGCGGTCGTGGCGAACGATCGGGCGATCCCGCTGGCGACGGTCGCCGTCCTGGCCAACCCGCTGCGCTACGCGTTCGACCACCGCACCCGGCAAGCGACCCAGTTCGCCCCCGACGCGGACCCCGACCAGCCGCCGCTCGACGCCGACGACGCACCGGGCCTGGACGCGACCGCGTTCTTCTCACCGATCCGCTCCACCGTCTCCGCCGGGGTGCACGTCGCGGTGGTCGAGATCGACCCCGACACCGCGGAGATCGCACTGCGGAACTACGTCGTGGTGCACGACTGCGGCAGGCCGATCAACCCGGCTGTCGTGGAAGGCCAGATCCGCGGTGGGGTCGCGCAAGGCATCGGCGGCGCGCTCTACGAGCGCATCGCCTACGGGGACGACGGCCGGCTGCGGACGGGTTCACTGGCCGACCTCCTGCTGCCCACGGCGCACGACGTCCCCGAAATCACGATCGACCACCTGGTCACCCCCTCGCCGCTCAACCCCCTCGGGGTCAAGGGTGTGGGAGAAGGGGGCGTCGTCCCCGTGATGGCCGCCATCGCGTCAGCGGTCGAGGACGCCGAGGGGATCGTCCTCGACCGGATGCCGATCACCCCGGCCGAACTGTGGGAACTCCGGCAGAAGCACCGCGGCTGA
- a CDS encoding GlsB/YeaQ/YmgE family stress response membrane protein — MGILGWIVLGLIAGAIAKAIMPGKDPGGIVITMLLGIVGAILGGFIGRAIFGSDIGSFFDLSTWLLAILGSLVVLGIYHVVTKRGHRAHS; from the coding sequence GTGGGCATCCTGGGTTGGATCGTTCTGGGTCTCATCGCCGGCGCCATCGCCAAGGCAATCATGCCCGGCAAGGACCCCGGCGGCATCGTCATCACCATGCTGCTCGGCATCGTCGGCGCCATCCTCGGCGGCTTCATCGGCCGCGCGATCTTCGGCTCCGACATCGGCAGCTTCTTCGACCTGAGCACCTGGCTGCTCGCCATCCTCGGCTCGCTGGTCGTGCTCGGCATCTACCACGTCGTCACCAAGCGAGGCCACCGCGCCCACAGCTAA
- a CDS encoding RICIN domain-containing protein: MALTPARRRSRGLTAVIAVVVSALSAVVAATPAAQAGDESISVNFSVAGGAPTYRASGWIYGMTEDATGPADHFYRDLKFRYMRAGGAQLDGPGGWVAGRYDRRWDATRAQLLRTRSLGGEFILLVHDLWGADGYPISRFPGDNGNWTDYDNFLTRVIADVRATGVPVQWDLWNEPNLGMFWNRSQAQYFELWRRTYQRVRAAFPQQLIVGPSFAGVPTTGGAWWNQYLDFIRSSNTVPDIISWHSLPGDPVADVAAANTTLNSRGIPHPRPYQINEYGWTTEQNPGDGSWYIARLERAGADGLRAHWGSTNALHNDLANLLVRNSAGQHLPKGEWWVYRYYGSQTGQIVSVTPSPAYDAFTTKANGVAKVLVGGGGTTGNIAVNLQRLDATSGIVQDNRVRVVVQRIPYDGGGAVQGPITIGNSVVTLSNNAATVNLPHTNADDTFTVTLLPPSDGGFQSVAVAQHSQQCLDNTNLSTADGNRQQQFHCEGGDQQLWNFRPVAGVANTYTVVNQQTGKCLDVNASSTADGAAVQQWTCLPGAQNQQFALRKVTYSGNDSHDYQLVARHSGKCVDVSEVSTAARASIHQWTCNPAGQSNPRNQTWRLWGR; this comes from the coding sequence GTGGCACTCACACCCGCACGACGGCGAAGCCGTGGCCTCACCGCGGTCATCGCGGTCGTCGTCTCCGCGCTATCGGCCGTGGTCGCAGCCACCCCGGCCGCCCAGGCCGGTGACGAGTCGATCTCCGTCAACTTCTCCGTCGCCGGCGGTGCTCCGACCTACCGGGCCTCCGGCTGGATCTACGGCATGACCGAGGACGCGACCGGTCCCGCGGACCACTTCTACCGCGACCTGAAGTTCCGGTACATGCGCGCCGGTGGCGCCCAGCTCGACGGCCCCGGCGGTTGGGTCGCGGGCCGGTACGACCGCCGGTGGGACGCCACCCGGGCCCAACTGCTGCGCACCCGGTCGCTGGGCGGCGAGTTCATCCTGCTGGTGCACGACCTCTGGGGCGCCGACGGCTACCCGATCTCGCGCTTCCCGGGCGACAACGGCAACTGGACCGACTACGACAACTTCCTCACCCGCGTGATCGCCGACGTGCGGGCCACGGGCGTCCCGGTGCAGTGGGACCTGTGGAACGAACCGAACCTGGGCATGTTCTGGAACCGCTCGCAGGCGCAGTACTTCGAGCTGTGGCGGCGCACGTACCAGCGCGTCCGGGCCGCGTTCCCGCAGCAGCTGATCGTCGGGCCGAGCTTCGCGGGCGTGCCCACGACCGGCGGGGCGTGGTGGAACCAGTACCTCGACTTCATCCGCAGCTCGAACACGGTGCCCGACATCATCAGCTGGCACTCGTTGCCCGGTGACCCGGTGGCGGACGTGGCGGCGGCGAACACCACGCTGAACTCGCGCGGCATCCCGCACCCCCGTCCGTACCAGATCAACGAGTACGGCTGGACGACCGAGCAGAACCCCGGTGACGGTTCCTGGTACATCGCGCGCCTGGAGCGGGCCGGGGCCGACGGTCTGCGCGCCCACTGGGGCAGCACGAACGCCTTGCACAACGACCTGGCGAACCTGCTCGTCCGCAACTCGGCCGGGCAGCACCTGCCCAAGGGCGAGTGGTGGGTCTACCGCTACTACGGCTCCCAGACCGGGCAGATCGTCTCCGTCACGCCCAGCCCGGCCTACGACGCGTTCACCACCAAGGCGAACGGGGTCGCGAAGGTCCTGGTCGGTGGTGGTGGCACCACGGGCAACATCGCCGTCAACCTCCAGCGACTCGACGCCACCAGCGGCATCGTGCAGGACAACCGGGTGCGGGTGGTCGTCCAACGCATCCCGTACGACGGAGGCGGCGCGGTCCAGGGGCCGATCACGATCGGCAACTCCGTCGTGACGCTGTCCAACAACGCCGCGACGGTCAACTTGCCCCACACCAACGCCGACGACACCTTCACCGTCACGCTCCTCCCGCCGTCCGACGGCGGCTTCCAGTCCGTGGCCGTGGCCCAGCACTCGCAGCAGTGCCTGGACAACACGAACCTGAGCACCGCCGACGGCAACCGGCAGCAGCAGTTCCACTGCGAGGGCGGCGACCAGCAGCTGTGGAACTTCCGGCCCGTGGCCGGGGTCGCCAACACCTACACCGTCGTCAACCAGCAGACCGGCAAGTGCCTCGACGTCAACGCCTCGTCCACCGCCGACGGGGCCGCCGTCCAGCAGTGGACCTGCCTCCCCGGCGCGCAGAACCAGCAGTTCGCGCTGCGGAAGGTCACCTACTCGGGCAACGACTCCCACGACTACCAGCTCGTCGCCCGGCACAGCGGCAAGTGCGTCGACGTCAGCGAGGTCTCCACGGCGGCGCGCGCTTCCATCCACCAGTGGACCTGCAACCCCGCCGGTCAGAGCAACCCGCGCAACCAGACCTGGCGGCTCTGGGGGCGGTGA
- a CDS encoding amylo-alpha-1,6-glucosidase produces the protein MGLAEYAEDLHLVSHRNGMHAVLSLVPVPAGSEVAVEVNANPALLTWSAGRARVAAAFESPTALRISGDGLGLRIAAADDTLTPFTGTFFFHDPVTSSYVFTSYETGHRYRVTVLTGHREAAGDGALGVAERAVVVGGDGGEWELVVEEMTTTRGRYSTTTPFSDVVAGSRRSFERFVDEVAPWRSERTPAAELACYVLWSATVSPAGFLRRPAVLMSKNWMDKVWSWDHCFNALALAPGAPGLAWDQFQVVFDHQTPEGALPDSITHAEVLHNFVKPPIHGWAVTRLRSKLPDGIPAADLPLLYRQLEAWTTFWLDHRRAPGQPFPHYEHGNDSGWDNSTVFDEQRLVQSADLAAFLVVQMRELARLAVEIGDQAAATRWEREAAAMLDAMLTTLWDGSAFTSRALDGTSRTTASLLDLIPVVLGAALPPDVHAKLAEGIARHLTAVGPATERPDSPHYEADGYWRGPVWAPSTVLIEDGLRRGGAVDLADEVSARFRAVCEKSGFAENFDALTGEGLRDRAYTWTASAYLLLAADAESRLGERGGSLHEHPATPAG, from the coding sequence AGCGCGGGCCGGGCGAGGGTCGCGGCGGCGTTCGAATCACCCACGGCGCTCCGGATCTCCGGCGACGGCCTCGGCCTGCGCATCGCCGCCGCGGACGACACCCTCACCCCGTTCACCGGGACGTTCTTCTTCCACGACCCGGTCACCTCGTCGTACGTCTTCACCTCCTACGAGACCGGCCACCGCTACCGGGTCACCGTGTTGACCGGGCACCGGGAGGCGGCCGGTGACGGCGCGCTGGGCGTGGCGGAACGTGCGGTCGTCGTCGGCGGGGACGGCGGCGAGTGGGAACTCGTCGTGGAGGAGATGACGACCACGCGCGGGCGGTACTCCACCACCACGCCGTTCTCCGACGTGGTGGCCGGTTCGCGGCGCTCGTTCGAGCGGTTCGTGGACGAGGTCGCGCCGTGGCGCTCCGAGCGCACCCCGGCCGCCGAACTGGCCTGCTACGTGCTCTGGTCGGCCACGGTGAGCCCGGCGGGCTTCCTCCGTCGCCCGGCGGTGCTGATGTCGAAGAACTGGATGGACAAGGTCTGGAGCTGGGACCACTGCTTCAACGCCCTCGCCCTCGCGCCGGGGGCACCCGGTCTGGCGTGGGACCAGTTCCAGGTGGTGTTCGACCACCAGACCCCCGAAGGTGCGCTGCCGGATTCGATCACGCACGCCGAGGTGCTGCACAACTTCGTCAAACCACCCATCCACGGCTGGGCCGTGACCAGGCTGCGGTCGAAGCTGCCCGACGGCATCCCGGCCGCTGACCTGCCCCTGTTGTACCGGCAGTTGGAGGCCTGGACGACCTTCTGGCTCGACCACCGTCGCGCGCCGGGCCAGCCGTTCCCGCACTACGAGCACGGCAACGACAGCGGCTGGGACAACTCCACCGTCTTCGACGAGCAGCGGCTCGTGCAGTCCGCCGACCTCGCGGCCTTCCTCGTGGTGCAGATGCGGGAACTCGCCCGACTGGCCGTCGAGATCGGCGACCAGGCCGCCGCCACGCGGTGGGAGCGGGAAGCCGCGGCGATGCTGGACGCGATGCTGACGACGCTGTGGGACGGGTCGGCGTTCACCAGCCGCGCCCTCGACGGCACGTCGCGCACCACGGCGAGCCTGCTCGATCTTATTCCCGTCGTCCTCGGCGCGGCCCTGCCTCCGGACGTGCACGCGAAGCTCGCCGAGGGCATCGCCCGACACCTGACCGCCGTCGGCCCCGCCACCGAACGGCCCGACTCGCCCCACTACGAGGCCGACGGCTACTGGCGCGGACCGGTGTGGGCGCCCTCGACCGTGCTCATCGAGGACGGCCTGCGCCGAGGCGGAGCGGTTGACCTCGCCGACGAGGTCAGCGCCCGCTTCCGCGCGGTGTGCGAGAAGAGCGGCTTCGCCGAGAACTTCGACGCCCTCACCGGTGAGGGCCTGCGCGACCGCGCCTACACCTGGACCGCGAGCGCCTACCTGCTGCTCGCCGCCGACGCCGAGTCGCGACTCGGCGAAAGGGGCGGCAGCCTCCACGAACACCCCGCCACTCCGGCGGGATAG